A window of Symbiobacterium terraclitae contains these coding sequences:
- the murA gene encoding UDP-N-acetylglucosamine 1-carboxyvinyltransferase produces MTAKFIVRGGNRLSGTVAIGGAKNSALPIVTAAALAAEGESILDNVPDNSDIQHLCAILEALGCQVERVAETTLRIRADRLENHVAPYHIARRLRGSTYVMGLLLARLGRGEVACPGGCEIGARPVDFHLKGFKALGAEVVVEHGAMVSQSVNLRGGRFYVDRASVGTTVNMIITASLTPGVTILENAACEPEIVDLANFINAMGGRVRGAGTNTVRIEGVDRLRGARHEVIPDRIEAGTYMVMTAAAGGEVRIENVIPEHLGTVIAKLIEAGQEVVEQGDSIVVRSRPIRSVDVETQVYPGFPTDLQSPWVALMGLADGIAVVQETIFENRFGFTNELIRMGANIKVDRNTGIVRGVERYTGAPVEAKDIRGGAALVTAALAAEGVTEIGGVRYIDRGYTRMEEKLTALGADIKRVTVEEGP; encoded by the coding sequence TTGACAGCGAAGTTCATCGTCCGCGGCGGCAACCGGCTCTCCGGCACCGTGGCCATCGGGGGCGCGAAGAACAGCGCATTGCCCATCGTCACCGCAGCTGCGCTGGCCGCCGAGGGCGAATCCATACTCGATAACGTACCCGACAACTCCGACATACAGCACCTCTGCGCGATACTCGAAGCACTGGGCTGCCAGGTGGAGCGGGTGGCCGAGACCACGCTGCGCATCCGGGCAGACCGCCTCGAGAACCACGTGGCACCGTACCACATCGCCCGCAGGCTCCGGGGCTCCACCTACGTGATGGGGCTCCTGCTGGCGCGCCTGGGAAGGGGCGAGGTCGCCTGCCCAGGCGGCTGCGAGATCGGCGCCCGCCCGGTGGACTTCCATTTGAAAGGATTCAAGGCGCTCGGGGCCGAAGTGGTGGTGGAGCACGGCGCCATGGTGTCGCAGTCGGTCAACCTGCGGGGCGGCCGCTTCTACGTGGACCGGGCCAGCGTCGGCACCACGGTCAACATGATCATCACCGCCTCGCTGACGCCGGGCGTCACCATCCTCGAGAACGCAGCCTGCGAGCCGGAGATCGTGGACCTGGCCAACTTCATCAACGCCATGGGCGGCCGGGTGCGGGGCGCGGGCACCAACACCGTGCGCATCGAGGGGGTCGACCGGCTGCGCGGCGCGCGGCACGAGGTGATCCCCGACCGCATCGAGGCCGGCACCTACATGGTGATGACCGCCGCCGCCGGCGGCGAGGTCCGCATTGAGAACGTCATCCCCGAGCATCTGGGCACCGTCATCGCCAAGCTGATCGAGGCCGGCCAGGAGGTCGTGGAGCAGGGCGACAGCATTGTGGTGCGGTCGCGCCCCATCCGCTCCGTGGACGTGGAGACCCAGGTCTACCCGGGTTTCCCCACTGACCTGCAGTCGCCCTGGGTCGCCCTGATGGGCCTGGCCGACGGCATCGCCGTGGTGCAGGAGACCATCTTCGAGAACCGCTTCGGCTTCACCAACGAGCTGATCCGGATGGGAGCCAACATCAAGGTTGACCGGAACACCGGGATCGTCCGCGGCGTCGAACGGTATACCGGCGCACCGGTGGAGGCCAAGGACATCCGTGGCGGCGCCGCCCTCGTCACGGCCGCCCTCGCCGCCGAGGGCGTGACCGAGATCGGCGGCGTGCGGTACATCGACCGGGGCTACACCCGCATGGAGGAGAAGCTGACCGCACTGGGTGCGGACATCAAGCGGGTTACGGTGGAGGAAGGCCCCTGA
- a CDS encoding TetR/AcrR family transcriptional regulator gives MPKVVSHEEQRKRIAEAMWRVILKSGMEGATVRKIAAEAGMSAGALRHYFKNQDDLLIYAMRFVNERVEQRILRLVREDLPPDEKAVRLLLELVPLDAERRAEMDVWFSFMEHVRHRADLTGVPENRMHELICQLLAYLDRERMLRAGLDLALEAERIYAVIDGLAVHALLEPERLRPEEMERVVRTSVSQLCRQP, from the coding sequence ATGCCGAAGGTCGTCAGTCACGAGGAACAGCGGAAGCGCATCGCCGAGGCGATGTGGCGGGTCATCCTGAAGAGCGGCATGGAAGGGGCGACAGTGCGGAAGATCGCCGCGGAAGCGGGCATGTCAGCCGGTGCCTTGCGGCACTACTTCAAGAACCAGGACGATCTGCTGATCTACGCGATGCGGTTCGTAAACGAGCGGGTGGAGCAGCGCATCCTGCGTCTCGTGCGGGAAGACCTCCCACCCGACGAGAAAGCGGTCCGGCTGCTGCTGGAGCTGGTGCCCCTGGATGCGGAGCGCAGGGCCGAGATGGACGTCTGGTTCTCCTTCATGGAACACGTCCGCCACCGCGCGGATCTCACGGGGGTTCCGGAGAACCGGATGCACGAGCTCATCTGCCAGCTGCTCGCGTACCTCGACCGCGAGCGGATGCTGCGCGCGGGCCTGGATCTGGCGCTGGAGGCAGAGCGGATCTACGCCGTCATCGACGGGCTGGCGGTCCATGCGCTGCTCGAACCTGAGCGCCTCCGGCCGGAGGAGATGGAGCGGGTCGTCCGCACCTCGGTCTCCCAGCTGTGCCGGCAGCCCTGA
- a CDS encoding acetyl-CoA C-acetyltransferase, with the protein MRREAVVVSAVRTPFGAFNGGLKDLSATDLGAVAIREAVRRARLDERPEQIDHVLMGQVVQAGAGQIPSRQAAHKAGLPYGVVSETVNKVCASSLWAVNLADLMIRAGDAEVVVAGGMESMSNAPYLLFDARRGYRMGHGRLVDGVIHDGLWCAFGDVHMGTYGGQGAREYGLTRAELDEWAYRSHMRAAAAWDRGLFAEEVTPVTIKQKKGEVTVAVDEPIRRDTSLEKLAALRPAFEPDGVITAGNAPGLSDGASALVIMSREKAQALGLEVLATILAQGQHSEEPHALHTVPARAGQQALARAGLTAADLNLVEINEAFAAVTLVSTRLLGVDPEIVNVNGGAIALGHPIGASGGRILMHLIYELRRRGGGIGLAAICSGGGQGEATLIRVE; encoded by the coding sequence ATGAGGCGAGAAGCCGTCGTCGTCAGTGCCGTGCGCACGCCCTTCGGCGCCTTCAACGGGGGGCTGAAGGACCTCTCCGCAACGGATCTGGGCGCCGTGGCCATCAGGGAGGCGGTCCGCCGGGCCAGGCTGGATGAGCGGCCCGAGCAGATCGACCACGTGCTGATGGGCCAGGTGGTGCAGGCGGGCGCCGGCCAGATTCCGTCGCGGCAGGCGGCCCACAAGGCGGGGCTGCCCTACGGCGTCGTGTCCGAGACAGTGAACAAGGTCTGTGCGTCCAGCCTGTGGGCCGTCAACCTGGCCGACCTGATGATCCGGGCCGGCGACGCCGAGGTGGTGGTCGCGGGCGGGATGGAGTCGATGTCCAACGCGCCCTACCTGCTCTTCGATGCGCGCCGGGGTTACCGCATGGGCCACGGCAGACTGGTGGACGGCGTGATCCACGACGGCCTCTGGTGCGCCTTCGGCGACGTCCACATGGGCACCTATGGCGGTCAGGGTGCCCGGGAGTACGGCCTCACCCGCGCTGAGCTCGACGAGTGGGCCTACCGCAGCCACATGCGTGCGGCCGCCGCCTGGGACCGGGGCCTCTTCGCCGAAGAGGTGACGCCCGTGACGATCAAGCAGAAGAAAGGAGAGGTCACCGTCGCGGTGGACGAGCCGATCCGGCGCGACACCTCCCTGGAGAAGCTGGCGGCGCTGCGCCCGGCCTTCGAGCCGGACGGGGTGATCACCGCCGGCAACGCCCCGGGCCTCTCCGACGGCGCCTCGGCCCTGGTCATCATGTCCCGGGAGAAGGCCCAGGCGCTCGGGCTGGAGGTGCTGGCCACGATCCTGGCCCAGGGGCAGCACTCCGAGGAGCCCCACGCCCTGCACACGGTGCCGGCCCGGGCCGGGCAGCAGGCGCTGGCCCGCGCCGGGCTCACCGCTGCGGACCTGAACCTGGTGGAGATCAACGAGGCCTTCGCCGCGGTGACGCTGGTCTCGACCCGGCTCCTGGGGGTCGACCCCGAGATCGTCAACGTCAACGGCGGCGCCATCGCGCTCGGCCATCCCATCGGGGCCAGCGGCGGCCGGATCCTCATGCACCTGATCTACGAACTGCGGCGCCGGGGCGGCGGCATCGGCCTGGCCGCCATCTGCTCCGGCGGCGGCCAGGGCGAGGCGACGCTGATCCGGGTCGAGTAG
- the guaB gene encoding IMP dehydrogenase, translated as MDSKFGPEALTFDDVLLVPARSEVLPRDVDVSTRLTRKIRLNIPLISAAMDTVTEARMAIAMAREGGIGIIHKSMSIERQAEEVDKVKRSEHGIIVDPVYVHPDDMIDVALQLMARYRISGVPVVERGTHKLVGILTNRDLRFEDNWHQPVGNVMTRENLITAPVGTTLEEAKGILRHAKVEKLPLVDDHGVLKGLLTIKDIEKAKKYPNSAKDERGRLLCGAAIGVSPDVMERAGALVDAGVDVLVLDSAHGHSAGIIEVLRRVKASFPNVQVIAGNVATPEGTRDLIEAGADAVKVGIGPGSICTTRVVAGIGVPQVTAIFESAKAADEYDVPIIADGGIKYSGDITKAIAAGASAVMIGSLFAGTDESPGEMEIYQGRSFKVYRGMGSLGAMKEGSGDRYFQADAPKLVPEGIEGRVPYRGPLADTVFQLVGGLRAGMGYCGTPTIEDLRKNGKFRRITAAGLRESHPHDVHITKEAPNYSVS; from the coding sequence ATGGACTCGAAATTCGGGCCGGAGGCGTTGACTTTCGATGACGTCCTGCTGGTACCAGCACGCTCGGAGGTTCTCCCCCGCGACGTCGACGTATCGACTCGCCTGACTCGCAAGATTCGGCTCAACATCCCCCTGATTTCCGCAGCCATGGACACGGTGACGGAGGCGCGCATGGCGATCGCCATGGCGCGCGAGGGCGGTATCGGCATCATCCACAAGTCGATGTCCATCGAGCGGCAGGCCGAGGAGGTCGACAAGGTCAAGCGCTCCGAACACGGCATCATCGTCGACCCGGTCTACGTGCACCCGGACGACATGATCGACGTGGCCCTGCAGCTCATGGCCCGCTACCGGATCTCGGGCGTGCCGGTGGTGGAGCGGGGAACCCACAAGCTGGTGGGCATCCTCACCAACCGTGACCTGCGCTTCGAGGACAACTGGCACCAGCCCGTGGGCAACGTGATGACCCGGGAAAACCTGATCACCGCACCCGTGGGCACCACGCTGGAGGAGGCCAAGGGCATCCTGCGCCACGCCAAGGTGGAGAAGCTTCCGCTGGTGGACGACCACGGGGTGCTGAAGGGCCTGCTCACCATCAAGGACATCGAGAAGGCCAAGAAGTACCCCAACTCGGCCAAGGACGAGCGGGGCCGGCTCCTCTGCGGCGCCGCCATCGGCGTCTCGCCCGACGTCATGGAGCGGGCCGGGGCGCTGGTGGACGCCGGCGTGGACGTGCTCGTGCTCGACTCCGCGCACGGACACTCCGCGGGCATCATCGAGGTGCTGCGCCGGGTGAAGGCCAGCTTCCCCAACGTGCAGGTCATCGCCGGCAACGTGGCCACCCCCGAGGGCACCCGCGACCTGATCGAGGCCGGAGCCGACGCGGTCAAGGTCGGCATCGGACCGGGCTCCATCTGCACCACCCGGGTTGTGGCGGGCATCGGCGTCCCGCAGGTGACCGCGATCTTCGAGTCGGCCAAGGCGGCGGACGAGTACGACGTGCCGATCATCGCCGACGGCGGCATCAAGTACTCGGGCGACATCACCAAGGCGATCGCGGCCGGCGCCTCCGCCGTCATGATCGGCTCCCTCTTCGCCGGCACCGACGAGTCGCCTGGCGAGATGGAGATCTACCAGGGCCGGTCGTTCAAGGTCTACCGCGGCATGGGCTCCCTCGGTGCCATGAAGGAGGGCTCGGGCGACCGGTACTTCCAGGCCGACGCCCCCAAGCTGGTTCCCGAGGGCATCGAGGGCCGCGTGCCCTACCGGGGTCCCCTGGCCGACACGGTGTTCCAGCTGGTGGGCGGTCTCCGCGCCGGCATGGGCTACTGCGGCACGCCCACCATCGAGGACCTGCGGAAGAACGGCAAGTTCCGCCGCATCACTGCCGCCGGGCTGCGGGAGAGCCACCCGCACGACGTCCACATCACCAAGGAGGCGCCGAACTACAGCGTCTCGTAG
- a CDS encoding FtsW/RodA/SpoVE family cell cycle protein, with translation MARAVHSARRRPGRGEVRRREPARRAPLPLPGAPDGLLIAAVAGLASFGLVMIYSATIHEGTTAEVVRRMAVQFGGGVLGLLAGLLVPLDWWRRLTVPALLITAAALASLLIPGNPFAITRLGATRWLDVGPLSFQPSEFAKLTFVLFGAGFLERRAPRLRAGHWGVYLLVLAVFGGLIYLEPDLGTALVLGGIALCLLWVARIHLVPFTGLVAGAAAGVFYLAMNKEHQRLRLLSWWNPWAYEDDIGHQVIQSWTAMARGGLWGVGLGESLQKLDNRLPEAETDFIFAVVAEELGLIGGAAVILLFVLFTWRGFNVALRAPDRYTMLLAAGVTTWVGGQALLNIGVVTGTLPNTGIPLPFLSSGGSSLLALMIGVGILISISRLARPAGANHGER, from the coding sequence TTGGCACGAGCCGTACACTCTGCTCGGCGACGGCCCGGGCGGGGGGAGGTCCGCCGGCGCGAGCCGGCGCGGCGCGCCCCGCTTCCGCTGCCGGGCGCGCCCGACGGCCTGCTGATCGCCGCCGTGGCGGGGCTCGCCAGCTTCGGCCTGGTCATGATCTACAGCGCCACCATCCACGAGGGGACCACCGCCGAGGTTGTACGCAGGATGGCCGTCCAGTTCGGCGGCGGCGTCCTGGGCCTTCTGGCCGGGCTGCTGGTGCCGCTCGACTGGTGGCGCAGGCTGACGGTTCCCGCCCTCCTGATCACCGCCGCGGCGCTGGCCTCGCTGCTGATTCCCGGCAATCCCTTCGCCATCACCCGCCTGGGCGCCACGCGCTGGCTCGACGTGGGCCCGCTCTCCTTCCAGCCGTCCGAGTTCGCCAAGCTGACCTTCGTCCTGTTCGGCGCCGGCTTCCTGGAGCGCAGGGCGCCGCGGCTCAGGGCCGGCCACTGGGGCGTCTACCTCCTGGTGCTGGCCGTCTTCGGCGGCCTGATCTACCTGGAGCCCGACCTGGGGACCGCCCTGGTGCTCGGGGGCATCGCCCTCTGCCTGCTCTGGGTGGCCCGCATTCACCTGGTTCCCTTCACCGGCCTCGTGGCGGGGGCCGCGGCCGGGGTCTTCTACCTGGCCATGAACAAGGAGCACCAGAGGCTCCGGCTTCTGTCCTGGTGGAACCCGTGGGCCTACGAGGACGACATCGGCCACCAGGTCATCCAGTCCTGGACCGCCATGGCCCGCGGCGGGCTCTGGGGCGTCGGGCTGGGCGAGTCGCTGCAGAAGCTGGACAACCGCCTGCCCGAGGCGGAGACCGACTTCATCTTCGCCGTCGTGGCCGAGGAGCTGGGGCTCATCGGCGGCGCGGCGGTCATCCTCCTGTTCGTGCTGTTCACCTGGCGCGGGTTCAACGTCGCCCTGCGCGCACCGGACCGGTACACGATGCTCCTGGCCGCGGGCGTCACGACCTGGGTGGGCGGCCAGGCGCTCCTGAACATCGGGGTGGTCACCGGCACCCTGCCCAACACGGGCATCCCGCTGCCCTTCCTCTCGTCCGGCGGCTCCTCGCTGCTGGCCCTGATGATCGGGGTCGGCATCCTCATCTCCATCAGCCGCCTGGCACGCCCCGCAGGCGCCAATCACGGCGAACGGTAG
- a CDS encoding YkvI family membrane protein: MRRGFQVFRVATTYIGTVVGAGFASGQETLRFFAAYGRWGLTGVLLATALFCLFGVTVMELGRRMRAETHREILHHVCGPLVGRIMDGAVTLFLGITLTVMIAGGGAIFSQQLGSPYALGTLFTAVLAGATILAGMRGIMTANTVVVPLLTGAVVLLVASSLHYHGLGAALGQLAPAPELAPARSWWMAALLYVSYNLVLSISVLGPLGAEVNDRRVILWGGAAGGLALGLMAAGMTLTISAHLPEAAVEIPMLYLTRFHSGAVQWFYALVLWAEIYTTAVACAYGFAGRLGRFWRYREAVVATICLTLLGSGFGFSRLLAFFYPLFGLVALVVLAGLARAGAVWAR, encoded by the coding sequence ATGAGGCGCGGATTTCAAGTGTTCCGCGTGGCGACGACCTACATCGGAACGGTCGTGGGCGCCGGTTTCGCGTCCGGCCAGGAGACACTGCGCTTCTTCGCCGCTTACGGGCGCTGGGGGTTGACGGGTGTGCTGCTGGCCACGGCGCTCTTCTGCCTCTTTGGCGTGACCGTGATGGAGCTCGGCCGGCGGATGCGGGCCGAGACGCACCGGGAGATCCTGCACCACGTCTGCGGCCCGCTGGTGGGGCGGATCATGGACGGCGCCGTAACGCTCTTCCTCGGCATCACGCTGACAGTGATGATCGCAGGCGGCGGGGCGATCTTCAGCCAGCAGCTGGGCTCGCCGTACGCCCTCGGCACGCTGTTCACCGCGGTGCTCGCCGGCGCGACGATCCTGGCCGGCATGCGGGGCATCATGACGGCCAACACGGTCGTGGTGCCGCTCCTCACCGGCGCCGTGGTCCTGCTGGTGGCCTCGTCGCTGCACTACCACGGGCTCGGCGCCGCCCTGGGCCAGCTCGCCCCCGCGCCCGAGCTGGCGCCGGCACGCTCCTGGTGGATGGCCGCGCTGCTCTACGTGAGCTACAATCTGGTGCTTTCGATTTCGGTGCTGGGCCCGCTGGGCGCCGAGGTGAACGACCGCCGGGTGATCCTCTGGGGCGGCGCCGCCGGCGGCCTCGCCCTGGGCCTGATGGCCGCGGGCATGACGCTGACCATCAGCGCCCACCTGCCCGAGGCGGCGGTGGAGATCCCCATGCTCTACCTGACCCGCTTCCACAGCGGCGCCGTGCAGTGGTTCTACGCCCTGGTGCTCTGGGCCGAGATCTACACGACCGCCGTCGCCTGCGCCTACGGCTTCGCCGGACGGCTGGGCCGGTTCTGGCGCTACCGGGAGGCCGTCGTGGCGACCATCTGCCTGACCCTCCTGGGCAGCGGGTTCGGCTTCAGCCGGCTGCTGGCTTTCTTCTACCCGCTCTTCGGCCTGGTTGCGCTGGTGGTGCTTGCGGGGCTGGCGCGGGCTGGGGCTGTCTGGGCCAGATGA
- a CDS encoding uracil-DNA glycosylase gives MIYTGAPTELDLLPDMNALAEVVRGCSRCGLRAGCQQVVFGEGVWPAGLMCIGEGPGADEDRLGRPFVGKAGQLLDRILEVSGFDRRRNCYIANVVKCRPPGNRIPEPAERQACWPYLRAQIRLVQPKIIVLLGATALQGVIDPQARITRMRGQWIEREGILFMPTYHPAALLRDPSKKRDVWEDMKQVIHKYRELVDPNHYSPYV, from the coding sequence ATGATCTACACAGGCGCGCCGACAGAGCTCGATCTGTTACCTGACATGAACGCCCTGGCCGAGGTCGTCAGGGGCTGCAGCCGCTGCGGCCTGCGGGCGGGGTGCCAGCAGGTGGTCTTCGGCGAGGGGGTCTGGCCGGCGGGACTGATGTGCATCGGCGAGGGCCCCGGCGCCGACGAGGACCGGCTCGGCCGCCCCTTCGTGGGCAAGGCCGGCCAGCTGCTGGACCGGATCCTGGAGGTCTCGGGGTTCGACCGCCGGCGGAACTGCTACATCGCCAACGTGGTGAAGTGCCGGCCGCCGGGCAACCGCATCCCCGAGCCCGCCGAGCGGCAGGCGTGCTGGCCGTACCTGCGCGCCCAGATCCGGCTGGTGCAGCCCAAGATCATCGTGCTCCTGGGCGCCACCGCCCTGCAGGGGGTCATCGACCCGCAGGCGCGCATCACCCGGATGCGGGGGCAGTGGATCGAGCGGGAGGGCATCCTCTTCATGCCCACCTACCACCCCGCCGCCCTGCTCAGGGACCCCAGCAAGAAGCGGGACGTGTGGGAAGACATGAAGCAGGTGATCCACAAGTACCGCGAGCTGGTGGACCCCAACCACTACTCGCCCTACGTCTAG
- a CDS encoding 3-hydroxybutyryl-CoA dehydrogenase produces MQRIMVVGAGQMGSGIAQVAAQAGYQVYLRDIEDRFVQRGLGVIEKFLSRDVAKGRRTEEEKAAILGRITGTVDLAPAAQCDLVIEAIVENLEAKLALFRELDQICPETTLFASNTSSLPITQLAAVTRRPDRFIGMHFMNPVPVMQLVEVIRGIATSDETYARIRSLAEAMGKTPVEVNDFPGFVSNRVLMPMLNEAMFCVYEGIAGVEEVDTVMKLGMNHPMGPLTLADFIGLDTCLSIMNVLYEGFKDPKYRPCPLLVQMVQAGYLGRKSGRGFYIYDENGATPMKR; encoded by the coding sequence ATGCAGCGGATCATGGTGGTTGGCGCCGGCCAGATGGGCTCGGGCATCGCCCAGGTGGCGGCGCAGGCGGGATATCAGGTCTACCTGCGGGATATCGAGGACCGCTTCGTGCAGCGCGGCCTGGGCGTGATCGAGAAATTCCTGTCCCGGGACGTCGCGAAGGGGCGGCGCACCGAGGAGGAGAAGGCGGCGATCCTGGGGCGCATCACCGGCACCGTGGATCTGGCGCCGGCCGCCCAGTGCGACCTGGTCATCGAGGCCATCGTCGAGAACCTGGAGGCTAAGCTGGCGCTCTTCCGCGAGTTGGATCAGATCTGCCCGGAGACCACCCTCTTCGCCTCCAACACCTCCAGCCTTCCGATCACGCAGCTGGCTGCGGTGACCCGCCGGCCCGACCGGTTCATCGGCATGCACTTCATGAACCCGGTGCCGGTCATGCAGCTGGTGGAGGTCATCCGGGGCATCGCGACCTCGGACGAGACCTACGCCCGGATCCGGTCCCTCGCCGAGGCGATGGGGAAGACGCCGGTCGAGGTCAACGACTTCCCGGGCTTCGTCTCCAACCGGGTTCTCATGCCGATGCTGAACGAGGCCATGTTCTGCGTGTACGAGGGCATCGCCGGGGTCGAGGAAGTCGACACGGTGATGAAGCTCGGCATGAACCACCCCATGGGCCCGCTCACCCTGGCGGACTTCATCGGGCTGGACACCTGCCTGTCGATCATGAACGTGCTGTATGAAGGCTTCAAGGATCCCAAGTACCGGCCCTGCCCGCTGCTGGTGCAGATGGTGCAGGCTGGCTACCTGGGCCGCAAGAGCGGCCGCGGGTTCTACATCTACGACGAGAACGGCGCCACGCCCATGAAGCGGTAG